The window ACCTTTGTGCCACCTCTCTTCTCCCAACGGTTCAGGAGATAAAGTGCCACGTAGAGGGTtggatacaaaaaaaaatgacattttaaggCACACCAGGAAAAGAGCCCCCAGACCACCCCCCGCTCTTCCCTGCAGCGCCCCGGGgaccccagcccctgcctcctccGTGCCTCCCGGCGCCCACCGGACAGCGCTTATCTCTTTCCCCGCGGGCCCGGTGACGCCCGGCACCTCCTGCAGCCCCGCGGCGGCACCGGCTCCCTTCCTCCACCGTCCCATCAGCCCCCGCGGCTCGACCCGCCAGCATTATGCAAGCCACGCCCATACAGCGGGCGGGGCTTCACGAAATGGGCGTGGTTTGGTCGTCCTCCCGCAGCGCTCATCCAATAGCAGCGCCTCTCCTCTTCAAATTCCAATTGCCGCCGAATgggcggggctggggagatACCCAATTAGCGCTCGCCTGGCGGGACGCGGGGCGGGGCTGCCTGTCAGGCGTCTTCCCCTTCGTTGCTAGGCTCCGGGGGAGGATTCGCCCCCTGCCGCGCGCTTCCGCCGCGCGCTGAGGGTGTGTGAGGGGGACGGTAAGCTATGGGTCGTGACGGGGGGGGGTGATTAGGTGGGGGCGTAACTAATTAGGCCGCGGGGGTAATTAGGGCGCGGGAAGCAGCGAGGCTGGGTAGGAGGCGGTTCCTGGCGGGGTTGTGTGAGGCTGGGGGCtcttgggggggagggggccaGGCCAAGGGAGGCCGCTtccttggggcgggggggcgatCCTCGGCCGTGTCAGGGGATAAGCGGGTAGGGGGAGAGGGGCCCTGTCCGTGGAGGTATGAGGGGGGAGGTCCCTGTCTTGGGGGTGTCACAGGTATTCCTGTAGCAGGGAGTGTCTGTCCCTAAGGCCGCTTTGGGCTTTCCTGTTGCGGGAGGATGGGAGAGAGGGGCCCCTCTGGGGTGGGGAGACGGCCCCTCTTTGCTGTGGGGCTTGGAGGGAGGTGGCACTGCTGGGTACCCCAGCCTACAGCACCTCTGGGGGTAGGCGGCTCCAGCAGAGCTATGAAGGGATAGTATTTCACCCTAAAGGGACCCGGGTCATCCTAGGGCAGGCGTTACAGTCCCGTTAGGGGTCTGGAGCTTGGTCCTGGACTGGGAGGGGTTGATACActcagctggggagggaggagtaGGGCTGATTTTAATGGTGGGGATTTGGATCTCTTCCTCCAGCTGGATGCGAGAGCAGCTCCAGGAACAGCCTCCTGAGACTCTGGCTATCGCATCAGGATAACAACTTGAAACCCAGCTTAATTCTTcttagcaggaaaaaagaattcaaTATTAAGTGCTGTTTTTGAAAAGCTAATTTTGCCAGCAATAAAATCTAGTCTTTTACAGCTTCAGCACAATGCAAAGAGCATCACGGCTGAAGAGGGAGCTCTCCCTCTTGACCACGGAGCCACCTCCAGGCATCACCTGCTGGCAGAATGAAAACCAGCTAGATGACCTACGAGCACGTATGTACTTCTCTGACGGGACTTTTCTATACGTAAGGGGTGTATTAGGGATCGCTGCTAGGTCTGGATTTGCTGGGTGGCAGGTACTTCATAGGCTGTGTGGAATTTAGGACAACgcctaggggttttttttgttttcctttaaatataGCCTGGCCTATGCCTGGTCGTCTGCCTGCCGTTTGGATTGCCACGGGGTGGGACTGGTGTCGGAtaagctgtcttttttttttttgttcctgaatCTGAGCAGCATTAGAGTTCTGTAAGTGTGGGACATGTGGAGGCTGTTGGACAAATCCAAGTGATTTTGAATGTAATGCTTATGTTTTAatcttgcttttaaagaaattttaggAGGTGCAGACACACCGTATGAGAAAGGAATATTCAACCTGGAAATAGTTGTTCCTGAAAGGTAAGTAGGCAATGCCATCTAGTTTggtagctggtgtagtgcttCCTTCAAATATAAGTTAACTGATGTAAGGTATTTTATATAAGCGCTGCCATCTTGGTCTTTCCTTTGGCCTCCCAACAAAGAGTGGTTGATAGGTGACACTCTTTGTTTATGGAATGTAACTAATATTGTTTCCATTGTCTGACACACTTATTTCACATTGGGCATCCTACGATGTGCGAATCACTACCTAAAAGTGCTCTGAGATATCTACCTTATCCCACTGTCTTAAAGCTTTCTGGAAAGGAGTTCTTTCATGTGTAGAAAGTTCCCTGTCACGTTTGCTTCTTTGTGGAAAGCTACCCAGGGAAGTGCTAGTCAGACGCAGCTGAAAGCATCAAAGGCGAGCACTGCCTCCTCCAAAACTTTGTGGGGAAGGATGTCACTTAGTAAATGGCCAGGAGAAGGAAATAATGCCATTGCTCGGGTGATGAAGCAACTGGCGTagagatataaaaataatttgtttcttaatGCTTATTCCTTAAAGGTACCCGTTTGAGCCCCCGAAGATTCGTTTCCTGACCCCTATCTACCATCCAAACATTGACTCTGCTGGAAGGATTTGCCTGGATGTTCTTAAATTACCCCCAAAGGTAAGACAGTGCTACCTGGGCGTGGGTAAGTGAGCCTGAGGAGGATAATGAGCTCCTTATCCTTTTCTTGTAAAAGCCGTATTGAATGTCTGTTTACTACTGACTTATTTACACAGGAATAAAGTTTTTGAGTGGCATCTCCTTTGTTTAGCGGCTCAAACGTGACCTTCTTTGTTCCATATAAATTCCCAAGGCTTTAAGGATTGGAGTCAAAAGGTGTTAGGTGGCCCTGGCACCGCTACAGCCTGCGGCTGTCGGTCAGGCTTCCTTGGAGAGGCCACAGTGTGCTGAGAAGGGATCTGGTGTTTTCTGCGGGGGTTTAAATGCTGAAGCCCTGAGGCAGCTTGTGGGCAGGTCGGGCTTAAATGCCACAAGCCCTGAGGGTTCTCTAAGGCAGCCCGTGGGCAGGTTTGTTTTAGATTAACTGCTTCTCTCGCCCCATGTCCTTGAAGGGTGCGTGGAGGCCTTCCTTGAACATCTCCACTCTGCTGACCTCCATACAGCTGTTGATGGCGGAGCCCAACCCTGATGACCCTCTCATGGCAGACATAGTACGTgagctcctcttcctctctcatgGCTGTGGGCGCAGACCGGGAAGGAACGGTGTGTTAGATTTAGGCTGTGCTTCCACTTTGCTCGCTCTGGAGTAACATGCCAGCGCGTTACAGTGCAGCGTGGCGTGATGTGGATCAGGCCTGGGGACACACCCATGTTCCCCTGAGCAGCTGGGGCGCGCAGCGCCGGGTCTATGCCAGCAGCGGAAAAGAGACGGTAAAGGTCTTGTCCTCCAGCCTGCCAGCACCAAATGGCAGCGTGCATTCTTCAAGCGAACTAAagcaagcaaaataatttttatgcttCATGCTGCGCACTTGTAGTGGTTTTGTTCTGGTTCTAGGAGTCCTAAAGCCAGACCTTAGTCCCAGCTTCTCAGTGTgatgtttgtattaaatcaaaCCTGTCTTTGTCTTGCTCATTGCATTTAGTCCTCGGAGTACAAGTACAACAAGCAACTGTTCTTGCTAAATGCCAGAGAGTGGACTGAGAAATACGCGAGCCAGCAGAAGGGGGTGAGAAACATGCTCTGCTTTCTCAGCTGAATGTAGCTCTGCTTTGTGAGCAGTCCTCCTTGTCTCAATTTGCCTGTCACAGTCACTGTGTGCAGCTCTCTTTGGCagccttctttcttccctccccttctgtattttggatgtctatttaatttcattactCCTTAAGATCACTCGATTCGCTCCTCCCAAATAAATGTGTTAATTCACAAGTGATTGCAGTGCTTCTCgggaagaaggaaggatgaGTCAGACTGAAGCCTGATAAAGCCCCTGCCCAGGGATCCTCCAGCCCTGTGCCTCggctctgctcctgccaggTTCCGTGTCCCACTGTGGCTGTGCCGTATGCTCAGCTACACCCCTTCTCCACCGCTCTTCCCTTCGCTGATGGGTCTCCCCAGTCCTCGGTGGAGCgcagccttcctgccctcaccctccctcttctcctgcCTCCATTCTGCGCCCTTGCTTATCTCACAGAGGCGTCACAGAAAAGTAAACCACGCTTAAGTGGATCAAAGCCTGTTCCCAAAAATCAATTCTGTTTGGGCCTTCTCCCTTACCCGGGTGCCCTCCCTGCACCCGATTTGGACAGCATGCTTTCCCAGAGGGCTCGCTGCTCCAGCTCAGAACACGTCCGCACGTTA of the Phalacrocorax carbo chromosome 23, bPhaCar2.1, whole genome shotgun sequence genome contains:
- the UBE2T gene encoding ubiquitin-conjugating enzyme E2 T, with the translated sequence MQRASRLKRELSLLTTEPPPGITCWQNENQLDDLRAQILGGADTPYEKGIFNLEIVVPERYPFEPPKIRFLTPIYHPNIDSAGRICLDVLKLPPKGAWRPSLNISTLLTSIQLLMAEPNPDDPLMADISSEYKYNKQLFLLNAREWTEKYASQQKGASKPLEEKINRSEMSTTSESTVQKRKGSATSKKEKKSRLDS